CCCCTGAGCCCACGGGTGCAGCAAATGGCCTTGAAAATAGGCATGACGCTCCTGCTGCTGCTCATGGTCTTCGCGACCATCAATGATATCCTGCGCCACTTCCGCTAGTCCGATTCTCGTGCTGTGCTGCGCCGAGGAACGTGTCCAGGTGGTCCTGGGCACGAGCTCGGAGCTCCTGTTCGCCGAGGAAATGCTCTGCCCCGGCCAATCCATCCGGCATCTGCCCATGGCCATGGACCGGGCCTTGAAGTCGCGAGGGCTGGGCGCCAAAAATCTGGCTGGAATCGCCTGCGTACGCGGCCCGGGCTCATTCACGGGACTGCGCATCGCCCATGCCGCCATGTACGGACTGGCCCGCCCAGCGGGCCTGCCCATGGCGGGCCTGGAGTATCATGCCGTGTTGGCGCGACAGATCCCGACCCCGGCGCGTCACGAAGTCTGGATCGCCACGCACGCACGCAAGGGCCAAGTTTATCTGCGGGGCTTTATTCAGGAACAGCCCCTGGACGGCATCAAGCCCATGGCGGTCACCGAGGCC
This region of Deltaproteobacteria bacterium genomic DNA includes:
- the tsaB gene encoding tRNA (adenosine(37)-N6)-threonylcarbamoyltransferase complex dimerization subunit type 1 TsaB, with translation MISCATSASPILVLCCAEERVQVVLGTSSELLFAEEMLCPGQSIRHLPMAMDRALKSRGLGAKNLAGIACVRGPGSFTGLRIAHAAMYGLARPAGLPMAGLEYHAVLARQIPTPARHEVWIATHARKGQVYLRGFIQEQPLDGIKPMAVTEAARLLVSRQAPRLVAGSGARRNPELGELAECPLLPVNFDTPAPMTLLQAALDATFSEHAPTPLYLRKSDAEDNLEAIALSRGIPVADARRHIFDFE